In a single window of the Deltaproteobacteria bacterium genome:
- a CDS encoding DUF493 domain-containing protein, with protein MDSYQSLEDKLNAVHQWPCTYTFKFIVSTDQCQHLLSLLPAGEVATRASGGSRYTSVTLQASVTDARAVTQVYKNVAQIPGLMAL; from the coding sequence GTGGATTCCTACCAGAGCCTCGAAGACAAACTGAATGCGGTGCATCAATGGCCCTGTACGTACACCTTCAAATTTATCGTTAGCACTGACCAGTGCCAACATCTGCTTAGTTTACTCCCTGCTGGAGAAGTCGCCACGCGCGCCTCGGGGGGTAGTCGTTACACGTCGGTAACCCTGCAGGCCTCCGTCACAGATGCTAGGGCCGTGACTCAAGTATATAAAAATGTTGCCCAAATACCAGGGTTGATGGCGCTCTAA
- a CDS encoding DUF1588 domain-containing protein, with protein MKFSQTIRRLPSLGPTLLALLLTGCHLLPVKRLLPRPKSDDTATTPVDQINRTPIDSDGTCGDRPPQVPQSTLRLMTNTEYDRTTFDLLGVRSNVAGIFPPDAMGNGFDTGAIRSATTSLIQMYLESGQNLGAALVEKETSTCAAAQYKVGCTGEATAKFAERAFRRPLLDDERRRWTALPAKFVDAGHSPKNAYTAALSAVLVAPQFLYHHNLASQSQLALRGQFALATRLSYALWATLPDSDLLTAAASGRLTEDAVLVGEVNRLATDLKALGFLRNFVGQWLGLRGLSKAPAAHHVDDKLLADFEAETQAFFADFLTANRNISLLLDARFSFVNDRLAGHYGLSGNFGKELSRTELDGIQRGGLLTHGSFLLQTSNPDGTSPVKRGKWILERLLCSPPPAPPPGLQTVLAPVAGSPKPMRQRLATHRANAQCASCHSSMDPMGLGLENYDTYGKWRDRDDFGPIDASGVLPDGREFSDAKALAQVIKDDEAFANCLATKLGQYMLGRLPNQYEQCMIQKVAVRSKDQSYGLRNLVVDLSRALIVEP; from the coding sequence TATTGCCGCGGCCAAAATCCGATGATACTGCCACCACCCCAGTCGATCAGATCAACCGTACGCCCATCGATTCTGATGGCACCTGCGGTGACCGTCCTCCTCAGGTGCCCCAGTCAACACTGAGGCTCATGACAAACACGGAATACGATCGCACGACTTTTGACCTACTCGGAGTTAGGTCCAACGTAGCTGGGATTTTTCCGCCTGATGCCATGGGTAACGGCTTTGACACGGGTGCAATCCGTAGTGCGACCACATCATTGATTCAAATGTACTTAGAATCCGGACAAAATCTCGGCGCAGCATTGGTGGAAAAAGAAACTTCTACATGTGCCGCCGCGCAGTACAAGGTTGGTTGTACTGGGGAGGCCACGGCAAAGTTTGCAGAGAGGGCATTTCGTAGACCTCTCCTTGATGACGAGAGGCGCCGATGGACGGCTCTACCTGCGAAGTTCGTGGATGCGGGACACAGCCCTAAAAACGCCTACACTGCTGCCCTATCAGCGGTGCTTGTCGCGCCCCAGTTTCTTTACCACCATAATCTGGCTTCTCAGTCGCAGCTGGCTCTGCGCGGTCAGTTTGCTCTAGCAACGCGCCTATCGTACGCGCTTTGGGCGACTTTACCTGATTCGGATCTTCTGACGGCTGCCGCTAGCGGTCGGTTGACAGAGGATGCGGTTCTTGTAGGGGAAGTTAATCGTCTTGCAACCGATCTGAAAGCGCTCGGATTTTTACGAAATTTTGTTGGTCAGTGGCTCGGGCTACGTGGTCTTAGCAAGGCGCCTGCAGCTCATCATGTCGACGATAAGTTGTTGGCAGATTTTGAGGCAGAGACACAGGCATTTTTCGCCGATTTCCTCACAGCTAATCGTAATATCAGCCTGTTACTCGATGCGAGGTTTAGTTTTGTCAACGATCGACTGGCAGGGCACTACGGACTTTCTGGTAATTTTGGTAAAGAATTGAGCCGCACTGAATTAGACGGTATCCAACGTGGGGGGCTTTTGACTCACGGTTCTTTTCTTCTGCAAACCTCTAACCCGGACGGGACGTCACCGGTCAAGCGCGGTAAATGGATCCTCGAGCGCTTACTTTGCTCGCCACCTCCAGCACCGCCGCCTGGTTTACAGACGGTTCTGGCACCTGTTGCAGGAAGTCCGAAGCCGATGCGTCAGAGGCTCGCTACTCATCGTGCTAATGCTCAATGCGCTAGTTGCCATTCCAGTATGGATCCCATGGGTCTCGGGCTCGAGAACTATGACACTTACGGTAAGTGGCGTGACCGTGATGACTTCGGACCGATTGATGCGAGCGGTGTTTTGCCGGATGGACGTGAATTCAGCGATGCGAAGGCACTTGCCCAGGTGATTAAAGACGACGAAGCCTTTGCGAATTGTTTGGCCACTAAGCTTGGACAATACATGCTCGGACGATTACCGAATCAATATGAACAGTGCATGATTCAAAAGGTAGCAGTCAGATCTAAAGACCAGTCCTACGGACTTAGAAATCTGGTGGTGGACCTAAGTCGTGCGCTGATAGTCGAACCATAA
- the folE gene encoding GTP cyclohydrolase I FolE, which yields MNNHLLKLEQELAIARARVTSPGPVAAGGEAVAAAKLLLQAAREDQDREGLQRTPERFAKAFVHLCSGYQKTARDVVGEGVFAAEGKGLVAVREVEFYSLCEHHMLPFWGKASVAYYPHELILGLSKIPRIIDLHARRLQVQERLTESIAADIVDLIGPRAIVVQVEAQHLCMMMRGVEKQGSSTTTETVRNVAGVSQDELQRLYASLK from the coding sequence ATGAATAACCATTTACTCAAGCTCGAACAGGAACTCGCCATCGCCAGAGCGCGGGTAACGTCACCAGGTCCTGTGGCTGCTGGCGGTGAAGCCGTGGCTGCAGCCAAACTGCTTTTACAGGCAGCGCGGGAAGACCAGGACCGCGAGGGCCTACAACGCACGCCGGAACGATTCGCCAAGGCCTTTGTTCACCTATGCTCCGGCTATCAGAAAACGGCCCGCGACGTCGTTGGCGAAGGTGTTTTTGCAGCAGAAGGCAAGGGTCTCGTGGCGGTACGTGAGGTGGAGTTCTACAGCCTGTGCGAGCACCACATGCTCCCATTCTGGGGTAAGGCATCGGTAGCTTACTATCCACACGAGCTTATTCTTGGACTGTCGAAGATCCCACGGATTATCGACCTGCATGCGCGCAGGTTGCAGGTGCAAGAACGACTGACCGAAAGTATCGCGGCCGATATAGTCGACTTGATTGGGCCCCGCGCCATTGTGGTACAAGTTGAAGCGCAGCATCTGTGTATGATGATGCGCGGCGTGGAGAAACAGGGCTCCTCCACAACCACGGAAACTGTGCGCAACGTCGCAGGCGTCAGCCAGGACGAGTTGCAACGGCTTTACGCATCGCTCAAGTAG
- a CDS encoding MerR family transcriptional regulator, producing the protein MADYGVKALASYTGVNPHTIRIWERRYGAISPKRAANGRRVYSQDDADRLCLLGELTTRGHAISAVAKLPMAELERLIAGARGRQTSESEAGDQNLTEAKSKVSSMLLSRMVAALENFQLRDLSAQLASARLHGSVTDFVYQVVLPLIGLIGQLVNDEKLSIAHEHALSAILKTHIYQAIYHMGATRPRQGEERSASAPSVIIATQEGDHHEFGILLASLLAESRGLTTHFFGCNMPARSLAGAANALRSPVVLLGRSIRMPVATATGKIITQRDYLKELDESLIASTEIWLGGVLEANALKFRARHRVIHVASLPMLDDKFRALLGD; encoded by the coding sequence ATGGCTGATTACGGGGTCAAGGCCCTAGCCTCATACACCGGAGTCAATCCGCATACGATTCGCATTTGGGAGCGCCGCTACGGTGCCATTAGCCCCAAAAGGGCGGCCAATGGGCGGCGCGTCTACAGCCAGGACGATGCTGACCGGCTCTGTCTCCTCGGTGAGCTAACGACCCGGGGACATGCCATTTCCGCCGTGGCGAAACTACCCATGGCTGAGCTGGAACGCCTTATTGCCGGTGCTAGGGGGCGCCAGACCAGCGAATCCGAGGCTGGCGACCAGAACCTTACCGAGGCCAAGTCCAAGGTTAGCTCCATGCTACTGAGTCGGATGGTGGCGGCCCTTGAAAACTTTCAACTACGTGACTTGAGTGCGCAGTTAGCATCGGCACGATTGCACGGCAGTGTTACGGACTTTGTTTACCAAGTTGTGCTGCCTCTCATTGGTCTGATCGGTCAACTCGTCAACGACGAGAAACTATCGATCGCCCACGAGCATGCGCTATCCGCCATTCTCAAGACGCACATTTACCAAGCAATTTATCATATGGGTGCTACGCGGCCGCGGCAGGGCGAGGAACGATCGGCTTCAGCTCCAAGTGTGATCATTGCCACCCAAGAGGGCGATCATCATGAGTTTGGCATTTTGCTGGCCTCGCTCTTGGCAGAGTCACGAGGATTAACAACGCACTTTTTTGGCTGCAACATGCCAGCGCGTTCATTGGCTGGTGCGGCCAATGCGCTGCGCAGTCCGGTCGTACTGCTGGGGCGTTCGATCCGCATGCCGGTGGCTACAGCCACTGGGAAGATCATCACTCAGCGCGACTATTTAAAAGAACTCGACGAATCACTGATTGCATCAACCGAGATTTGGCTTGGCGGCGTATTAGAGGCGAATGCTCTGAAATTTCGGGCGCGCCATAGAGTTATCCATGTTGCGAGTCTACCCATGCTTGACGATAAGTTTCGTGCCCTGCTTGGTGACTAA
- a CDS encoding DUF1552 domain-containing protein: MLIKSTKKGTTRRSFLRGCGAWISLPFLEYFVPGVAMAASTKRVLYVYLPNGAQWKPAVTGSGFSLDHPLSDLQSVRDYVTVISGLQLGPAKSTINGDHSRGLTAFLSGQTPQFPGPNVSTTIDITLAKTLSSGSRVSNLCLAGEEQAASESGYTADYQACLSWLGGASPNPRDVDPGVVFDRIFGAGSDADREGQRVIREAMGRSILDAVVTEAQSLGKVIGATDRARLQEYLQSVRELEGRLSKAPASTCDAGTRPSSAAYELRIQQFYELIFHAFQCGVTQVATLLLASESTNQSYDFIGLPSSHHDISHDSSAEGYAKIARIVAWHVKQFSLFCQRMRTVSDGAGNLLDSSILLLGGGVADGARHTHDNLPVLLVGRGSGAVRGGQHLNFEGTPFCNLHVTMANALGVTMSKFGDSNGSLGLT; this comes from the coding sequence TTGCTAATTAAAAGTACTAAAAAGGGCACGACCAGAAGATCCTTCCTGCGTGGATGCGGCGCGTGGATCAGTCTGCCTTTTCTCGAGTACTTCGTGCCTGGTGTTGCGATGGCCGCATCCACTAAGCGTGTGCTCTATGTGTATCTACCAAACGGTGCGCAGTGGAAACCGGCGGTCACTGGAAGCGGTTTTTCCCTTGATCACCCGCTCAGTGATCTGCAGAGTGTGCGCGATTACGTGACTGTGATTAGTGGTCTTCAACTTGGTCCAGCCAAATCAACGATCAATGGTGACCATTCGCGGGGTCTTACCGCATTTTTGTCTGGGCAGACACCTCAGTTCCCAGGTCCCAATGTCAGCACGACCATCGATATTACTTTGGCTAAGACCCTAAGTTCAGGGAGCCGTGTATCAAATCTTTGTTTAGCAGGTGAGGAACAGGCCGCTTCCGAGAGTGGCTACACAGCTGACTACCAGGCATGTCTCTCGTGGCTGGGGGGGGCGAGTCCGAATCCACGCGATGTTGATCCTGGTGTAGTATTTGATCGTATTTTTGGTGCAGGCTCAGATGCTGATCGTGAAGGTCAAAGAGTCATACGCGAGGCGATGGGACGCAGCATTCTTGACGCAGTTGTAACCGAGGCTCAGAGCCTTGGTAAGGTGATTGGCGCTACCGATCGGGCGCGCTTGCAAGAGTATTTACAGTCAGTGCGTGAACTCGAGGGGCGACTTAGTAAAGCGCCTGCTAGCACTTGCGACGCCGGGACTAGGCCTTCATCGGCTGCGTACGAACTGCGCATTCAGCAGTTTTACGAACTTATTTTTCATGCTTTCCAATGCGGAGTTACACAGGTTGCAACTCTTCTCCTTGCCTCCGAGTCGACTAATCAAAGTTACGATTTTATAGGCCTTCCGTCGAGTCATCATGATATTTCGCACGATAGCTCTGCGGAGGGGTACGCTAAGATCGCTCGTATAGTTGCGTGGCATGTAAAGCAGTTTAGTCTTTTCTGTCAGCGCATGCGGACGGTCAGTGATGGTGCCGGCAATCTTCTAGACAGCTCCATCTTACTCCTCGGAGGTGGCGTGGCCGATGGTGCACGACACACCCACGACAACCTGCCGGTGCTTCTGGTAGGGCGCGGGAGCGGTGCCGTCCGTGGTGGTCAGCACCTAAACTTTGAGGGCACGCCCTTTTGTAATCTTCATGTCACGATGGCAAATGCCCTAGGCGTCACTATGAGTAAATTCGGTGACAGCAACGGAAGTCTTGGTTTAACTTAG
- a CDS encoding sulfurtransferase has protein sequence MSFSVINFYKFVQIDDAKALRYPWRDEARRLGLLGTILLAPEGINCALAGEANALEAFLGYLKSDVRFADVVPKWSETPKRPFRRMEVKVKRWIIRFAEASDPSVAAILGGDRMSPAELKAALEEQAGDFIVVDTRNAYETDVGAFTGAVRLPIKTFTEFPDAFLAALGDQRDKQIVFYCTGGVRCEKVVPWAKAHGFERATQLDGGILRYFEEQGSAHYEGDCFVFDDRFQVDGALRVTT, from the coding sequence ATGAGTTTTTCGGTAATCAATTTCTATAAATTTGTGCAGATTGACGATGCTAAAGCCTTGCGCTACCCATGGCGTGATGAGGCGCGACGGTTAGGTTTACTGGGCACGATCTTGCTCGCTCCTGAAGGTATCAACTGTGCCCTCGCCGGCGAGGCCAATGCGCTCGAGGCCTTTTTAGGATACCTGAAATCTGATGTCCGCTTTGCCGATGTGGTTCCTAAGTGGAGTGAAACTCCCAAGCGGCCGTTTCGCCGGATGGAAGTTAAGGTCAAGCGGTGGATCATTCGCTTTGCGGAGGCATCGGATCCCTCGGTTGCCGCTATTTTAGGCGGTGATCGGATGTCTCCGGCTGAACTTAAAGCGGCTCTTGAAGAGCAGGCCGGCGACTTTATCGTGGTCGATACGCGCAACGCTTACGAGACGGACGTTGGAGCTTTTACTGGTGCAGTGCGCCTGCCGATCAAGACCTTCACGGAATTTCCAGATGCTTTCTTGGCGGCTTTGGGGGATCAGAGAGACAAGCAAATTGTCTTTTACTGCACTGGTGGCGTGCGGTGTGAAAAAGTCGTCCCATGGGCCAAAGCCCACGGATTTGAGCGTGCGACTCAGCTCGATGGTGGGATCTTACGGTACTTCGAAGAGCAGGGCAGTGCCCATTACGAGGGCGACTGCTTTGTGTTCGACGATCGCTTTCAAGTTGACGGCGCCTTGCGCGTGACTACTTGA